Genomic window (Rosa chinensis cultivar Old Blush chromosome 6, RchiOBHm-V2, whole genome shotgun sequence):
GACTTGACCTATATATGTTCGGTGACTAGCTTTGCCAAAATTGGTTAGCTATATGTGTACCTGGGCTTGATTGGCTTCGTTTTCATTTTAAGCTTTATTTTTGTGGTTTGGTGCATTGAACAATGCAGCATTATAATGGATTTCACAAGAAAGTAAGGCAAGATGATGACAATAATACAGTAAGGAAGGAAGTATATTAGGTAGAAATCACTAGTAAAGAACCAAGTAATAGAGGAAATTTCTTGACTTTCAGCACCACTAATGAGTTGGAATAGAAGTAGGAAGTAGGAGCTAGTAAAGACCATGCACATAAAGTAGCTAGGTATTGAGCTTACTCTTTGTGTGACGTGTACGTCCTTCATCAACTATATAAATGGATAGTCATCAAATTCATGACAAGTGACTGTTGGTTTGAGATTATTAGTCAAGTGACAAAAATGTAATATTGGCAAGTGAATTACATTGTAACATTATATGACCTATGAAATTACTTTATCTTTTAAAATGTAAATTATGAGAGGTTAATTGATCGACCTATGGGATCGGAGAGACTTCTAAGCTGAAAATTTCGTTGGCAAAGATATATCTCTTTTGTTTCATGAAATGTTTTGTGCAATGAATTCTTTGTTGGTAAAACTATGTGTCTTTTTATATGTAATTATTTTGGGCCTCATTGGATTATGGGCCACATACCAATCTGCTTGGCCTACGACCGGCCTACAAAGCCGATTAGAGACCCAAAGGAACTCTTTATTACTACTAAAGtggctgttgttgttgttgttgttttttttctcgctctctctctctcttttgcaCTGGCATTGCTGGCGCTTCTCTTGGATAATACTGATGTTCGAAAGGTTCTCAAGAAAAGAATTAGATCTTCATATATTTAGTTCATAAGATACATATATTATGGGTGAGGTGAGGACTTTCAAATCAATGGCTAGATGACATGTGTATTGTAGAATTAAAATCTCAACTAAAATTGAGACCACTCATCCAACCGTTAATTTGAAAGTCTTCAACTCTTCATTGAGTCTTCATTTTAAAATCCTCACTAAAGGCTCTCCGAATATATTATTTGGTGAACAAAACTTGATGAGTGATACATTACTTTGTAATAGTTCTTGTTTAGGAATAATTTGAGAATGTTATCAGTTCATCACTAGTcgagaaatgaaaaatgtggAAACttcccaaaatatatatatatatatatatatatatatatatattctagtgtagtggtggggtatctcatacccacatttacaaaagtgagaacaaattttgttgtcaaagttgtaatttgagtcctactttgtgtaatcttagttctaatgatggtaattacacctcttacgacattttacaagtttttaaataaattcgttgtcaatgttgtaatcttagttctaataatggtaattacacctcttacgacatttttacaagcttttgaacaaattcgtagtcaatgttgtaatttttgtttaactatatgtaaatagtgtaaataaaTATGATAagttttgttctcaatgttgtaattttggttcaaatagttgtaaatttttgtttaaataattgtaaatgagggtatttCATACTCACTAGTACACTAacttgtctatatatatatatatatatatatatatatatatatatatatatattttttttttttttgacccaATTTTATTCGTAATGCTGTAACTGCAAGTCTGGGATGACCAAAGTCCAAACCATCACATATTTCCCGCTCTTTTGCGCCAAACAAACACTATTACCCCATGCCACTAATTTTGCAAAGAgctggaagaagatgatgacacCGAAGATCAACTTGGAAGTCGGAGAGATCCTCCGCCACCGCCGACTCTACCCATCGATGGTGGACAGCCCGGAGCTCCGCTGGGCCTTCATTCTCAAAGTCTATGCCATCCTCACCGTCCAGTTGCTCCTCACCATTGCCGTCGCCGCCACCGTCGATTTGGTCCGTCCGATCGCTTACTTCCTCTTCAAAACCCTCGCCGGCTTGCTGTCAATATCACCGGCCGTCTTCGTCATTGCCCTCGGCTGTATAATAAGCTTAATTAGACGATTCTATTTTTAGGGTGgttttttaattatttggtgAAATGATTGGGAACATTAGGGTTTAATTGCAGTGCTGGTTGCTTTGCTCTTTTACGCCACTAAGCACCCGGTGAATAACCTCTTGATTGGGCTTTTCACCATCTGTCTTGGACTTATGGTTGGAGTGGTTGGTCAGTCCTCTTTTATTTACATTAAGATTTTGATAGGGAAATGGGGAATGTTTTGATTTGATAGTTTTGCATTAGATTTTGATCAATTGGATCATGTATTTCTAGtgatttggggatttggggaTATATCTAGTTGCAATTGGGTGACATTGTGCAGTTTGATGAATTGGAAAACAGAGAAGGTGATTTTGGAGGCTTGGGGTCTAACCACTGTGATTTTCATTGGCTTGACATTGTACACATTCTGGGCTACAAGGAGAGGCCGCGATTTCGGCTTTCTTGGTCCTTTTCTATTTGCAGCTTTGGTTGTTCTTCTTGGATTTGGTTTGATTCAGTTATCTAGCTCTTTCTGTTTTGAGATGGTTCCAAACTTCCAATTAATTCCAATGGTTGTGTGCAGGCTAGGTGTTCAGTTGCTGGGGTTTTTAACTGTTTGTTGTATTAATCATCATATATATCTGGCTGGCTGCAGATTTTTCACCCTTTGGGTAAGATCAGTCATATGATATACGGCATTGTGGGTTGTATCATCTTCTGTTACTACATTGTCTATGACATGGATAAGCTGATTAAGCGCCACCACTATGACGACTACATGCTGGCTGCAATCGAGCTGTATTTGGATGTGATCGCAGCTAGTGATAGCTAAGAAGGTTGTGCTCGATTGGTATTTTGATATTTTCCTATTCTTCCAGTCTACTGAATTTTTGTAAGATTTTTCTGGACCTATATCTGTTGCTTTAGTTTGAGATTTGTAACAAGTTTAGGCCGGTGTAATTGTGAATGTCCTAACTCATAACCACTAACTGAAAGTCTCTTATATATaatgggctaaatactatttagtaCCATGTGGATTAAGCCAAACATCGATTCaatccctcgactttcaatttcatcaaaaacacccctacaatatcattttctcgtccaataggtccatccgaCTCAAttcggattcaaatttgctcaccaccaaagtattggtggtgataccaccactcaatacaaaactatcacgtgttataaaacataattatagtttatcgtgatgttttattaaaaaattatattttaagtattcaattaattctatatgacgtgacaagttttaataggttagtgatatcaccacaaaataaatgtGCTGGGATACCACTACATGagtgtgtgagttactaacagcTAACTACCCGATCAAAAAAATTTTGAATCCACTCAATTCCGACAATTTCAGCAGTtaagtgctgacgtggcatttccaactcatcagaagtggggcccacatggaagtgaaattcccaaactgTCCCTGGCCAACtgaatatggaaaaatccaaaataaatttcACACTTTGAGGTTGGGGAGACTCAAACCTCCCTCAACACATATGCAAATGAAAGtcccaaccaccagaccacttgcatggtattgatatattgcaaacaaaaataatatatatctatataagaattttttttttttttttaaaacaatgtGTCATCATCGTCACACTTTTGCCCATAAACTCGAGGCCCCATCAGATCATCAGCCTCTTGTTCCTATAGGAAATGAATACCCTACAGTAAAAATCAGCACTCACAATCAAAAAGACCAAATCTTTACAATCTAAAACACTTTAAACTTACCTTTGGAAGTCGAACTTGTTGTTTGTCAAGACAATCATTAGTGTGGAGCTGTCTTTCTTCATTGCTCAGCTCAGAAATGTAGATTTCACATAGAGGGCACTACACCACCAAACCCCCATTTTCATCCTTAATGATTCCATCGCCTTCTTCCTCAATCCCATTCAGCCTCAGCAGCACATCGATCTCCTCGAAATCCTCGCCATTACTAGAACCAAAACCCCAATCGACTCCAGGCTTAATCAACCTAGACTCTATCGAATTCCACAAATACCCCCCTTTTGGTTTTGACaataccacagggtactaaatagtatttagcccataatTATGTATCACATTGTGATTAATGCTTTGATTTCATTCAATGGAAACTGAGTCTCTTAGATCATTAGTCCTTTGACTCAGGTTGctcttgtttcttcattttgccATATCTGTTTCAAAAGTGGCTACTAGTTTAAGGTACCTATGCTAAGGCACTAGCTTTGCCAAAGTGGGTAATTGTATGTGTAGCTGACCTTATGAACCTAGCTAGCTATAGGTTTTCAACTTTGCCTTATGAAGGTTTGGTTCGTTGAATAATATGCAGCTTCAAATTGAGTTTACAGGAAAAATAAGGCACACAGATTGTCCTTGGAGTTCAAGAGTTGTTTGCTTTTGCTCAGGACTTTCCTTACATTACAAGTCTCCTGATCTCCAACATCCAAAATCCAAATAATGTTTGCAATCCTATCGCACATGATGCCTGCTCTTTCTCTTGTTCTCTATAGATATCGAGTAGCCTCGAAACTCCACAGCGCGTCCCTCTGATTCTTGCATGCAGGCTTTATGATTTCTCGGATTCTGTTTCCAGTCCTAGATAACAAGAAGTTGGTCTTTCCACGTAAAGTTGAACAAGTGCCTTCGAGCCAGGCATAATGTCACAGAGGCAGTAACTTTTGGAACTGTATATAGAGCAAGTGCCTTTCAGCACCACTGTAAGTTGGAATAcaggtagaggtggcaaacgggcgcaggcctagtcgtgcttcgtgccatGCTTGGACCGgtccatttattatcgtgtcaGGCTCGTTCCGGcctatttacttaaacattaagcccgagcccatatcgtgtcgggccgtgctcgtgccggaccaataaacgggccgtgctcATGCCTACctactataaagcacgattttaaaattttaatttgaataaataaaaattaattttatttaactatttagaaaattaaaataaattaagttctacaatatttttcttaatcttagctttttaagattagttttttaatattttttatattccactacaaaaaagaaagaaaaaaaaaataagtcaaaatatattgcttgtagtatattattgcgagattaatctttattaatataattaagatatagtatcatattattctttccttcattctatagttgtattattatgagattagaaaaaatattttatgtcaaaataaggatataatgttttatttcactattttgacaatataaagaaatagcattagtggaattgtcatgagattttaaataaagatgtctaatattcaaatctcatcgttgtggtttttaaatatttttaaaaacaaaaatgaaattttgtgtttgtaacgggccggcccacaatatgtcgtgctcggaccgggccgggccaatgggccaatattcttaggcccaacCCGGCCCATTATTCTAACATGCTCGGGTcatgccgggccactaacggacTTGGACCGTGCCGGGCCTCTTTTAATCTTGCCGGGCcagtgccgtgctcgtgcttaacggcccgtttgccacctcaaAATACAGGTAGTTACGACTTACGATCAAGATAGTAAGAACCAAGTACAGTAGCTAGGCTATAGAgcttactctttctctaacgtGATTGCTCTTTATGTTTATCATCAAGTGACAGTTTTGGTTCAAGATTATTAAACTCTATCCCTCATTAACGTAGAGAATTTATGAATGGTATTAATATGTGCATCCAGAGATAATTACGTACTGAACAAGAATTGTATTATTCTATTTTGTAATAGAAATGAAACTtttgttatttcaaaaaaaaaaaatgaaacttttGTCTTATGAATTGAAGTGCAAATTATGTAATTTGTATAGTAGATTATTATCACATATTATCtgttataattttttgttcacaaagaagaataaagatAGTTGTTCAGTCTTATGCTTGGGTGCTGTTTCGTTAGTAGTCCCCCTAAATAAGAATATAATCCACAAAAGAATAGAGTCACTTAAGCCTAATTTGGCTTCTGGTGCTTATGAACTTATGGCTTATAATTTTATAAAATAGGGTTTTtgaccatttaccctaattttagggattttttttctccCTTAGACCATCCacttatttttttcccacttatccATAAAGACTCTAATTAATAAGGTTTTCCCTAATACctaattaaattttttctttcttttttctttttttagactattttgtcatcacccctttgttacatagagagagatctagagagagagagagagagaagccataggagacttGACTGGAGTCCCGTCACAGGCAGCCGGACTCTGGTCACATATCGCCGAAATCAGGTCACCGAACTCCAGCCGCCAGACTTATCTGAAAACCTCGCTAGATGTCTCCAAAAAGGTCATCGAAGATCTCATAGGTAAccagagaggtttattgcccccttaataaacatttattgggggcaataaaagtttatgaaaaCTTGCCGGAGGTCGCTAAAGAGGTGGTCaaagatctcataggtcgccggagaggtttattaccccccaataaacctttagGTCGCAGGAATGGGAACTGATttctctaaaattagacaaataaaattttgattaaagaaaaagatgaggagattacattagTACAAAActtttattggagggcaataagtGTTGGAAAatgttttattgccccctaataaacgtttattgccctccaataaatgTTTTTTAGGagacaataaaactttttttttccttcttttctttctttctgggcctTGTGCCCCTATtttacccccaaaaaaaaaggagacgAGGCATGATTTAATTTGACTCCGTCACTGTTAAAAAGCGCAAGTACAGCTACAACTTCGCTCTAGTGTTCAAGGAATTCGCGATGTCGAACTGGTCAGATTGGAATTGTGCTCCATCGctgaggatgaagatgatgataaCGGTGCACGGCGGCAACCTCCGATTCCAGAAGAGCAGCTGCTGATGCCGAACCCAGACTGATTATGCATGTTTCCTATCCAGTACCCAGAGCAGGAAGAAAAGAGTATCGAGGCGGAGGTAGAGGGGGATCGACTGACTGAGATTTTCCGGAAGCGGGCTGAGGCGGCTATtttgcagagagagaggagagagagatgatgagagagagagagagagagagagagagagccggtTTTGTGGTTGAAGAAGGAGAACTTGATGTCGTGGAAGGAACGCTGAAAATTTCACCAGCGATGAGGAGTAGGTCGGTGGCAATGTGGCGGAGCTTGGCGAGATCaaatctagagagagagagagagagagagagagagagagagagagagagagagagagagagagagagagagagagagagagagagagagagagagagaataccgGTGACGGGGTCGTGCTGGAGAGAGTGGCAtgatgtagtttattaattaggttGAGGGCAAAATAGTTATTTTACTTTAAATTAGGTTAGTGTGAATAAAAATACGTTGTTGGAGTAAGTGGAAtaattttggctcattttggtgctttgagtCAAGGACcccaaaaaataatttaaattgtAAATTGGGTTTGGTGGTACAAAAGCTAGCCACTTATAAAACACGCTCTCACTTCCCCATACTATAACTATAAGCAGGGCTTTTAAAAGCCATCCAACTTTTGTCTAATATACCCATGTTGCCAACTTTTGACTTTACAACACTTCTAAAACcaaaatttaccaaacactcatcTACTTAATAAATTTCACAGCAAATTAATCACATAGCACAACTAAGACTGCTTTTAAATTAATCACCTCAAGGCCAAACTGGGCCTTAGTCACAATGTTGTCTTT
Coding sequences:
- the LOC112171558 gene encoding protein LIFEGUARD 4, which produces MTKVQTITYFPLFCAKQTLLPHATNFAKSWKKMMTPKINLEVGEILRHRRLYPSMVDSPELRWAFILKVYAILTVQLLLTIAVAATVDLVRPIAYFLFKTLAGLLSISPAVFKVILEAWGLTTVIFIGLTLYTFWATRRGRDFGFLGPFLFAALVVLLGFGLIQLSSSFCFEMIFHPLGKISHMIYGIVGCIIFCYYIVYDMDKLIKRHHYDDYMLAAIELYLDVIAASDS